In Amblyraja radiata isolate CabotCenter1 chromosome 39, sAmbRad1.1.pri, whole genome shotgun sequence, the following proteins share a genomic window:
- the brf2 gene encoding transcription factor IIIB 50 kDa subunit isoform X1, which produces MASSLRCPECGSAAVEEDAHYSQSHLVCTDCGCLLSEGLLTTARSEEAFLQAVRYTDSTAEVRKPCRNKLQGMRRVRDLCQILRLRPVLQDSASELYSRAYDHPDFLHLGLDKKEALVGCCVQVSCRQHNWPLTMGTLCSLLHVPPPLFSAVFLQLIKDLQLDIPSLCLHDLVKTHCDGLQLFQNSGRVPAVYVEDKDKLVQRALQLVELAAETWLVTGRHPVPILTAAAYLSWQSLQPVQRLSCSLGRFCRMAGIGLPPPAPQRVREMTGVLATLAAQLPWLPTQTVDARTAVKYAGDVLRHRDLLLRRTLDRAGAEYKCGEGGSSDLQQQLCQAQGDKSGSGHQSQPCQVQGDEGISGHQSQQCRAQGDEGISGHQSQPCQVQGDEGISGHQSQQCQAQGDDGISGHQSQLCQVHSEGNSEVMHVSYEQDGGNNSHQQEPCRVQGDDGNSGVKQWVSQAQGKGSSKLQQQPCQAQGEVGNSRLQPLPCQAQGDKGNNGHQLQPCWAQGDEGSSEVQQWVNRAHPESSSGHQQQSQAREPGASQKHSAPVFLPPCLTQTKRRRFRRESEGSCSGPIVTGEEEISDSEIEQYLRTPDEVAAFQAANAILTQ; this is translated from the exons ATGGCGAGCTCGCTGCGCTGCCCCGAATGCGGCTCTGCCGCCGTGGAGGAAGACGCTCACTACAGCCAGAGCCACCTGGTGTGCACCGACTGCGGCTGCCTGTTGTCTGAGGGCCTGCTCACCACCGCCCGCTCCGAGGAGGCCTTCCTGCAGG CTGTGAGATACACGGACAGCACAGCTGAAGTGAGAAAGCCCTGCCGTAATAAGTTGCAAG GTATGAGGCGTGTGCGTGACTTGTGCCAGATCCTGCGTCTGCGGCCCGTGCTACAGGACTCGGCCAGCGAGCTGTACAGCCGTGCCTACGACCACCCCGACTTCCTGCACCTGGGCCTGGACAAGAAGGAGGCCCTAGTGGGTTGCTGCGTCCAGGTGTCCTGCCGCCAACACAACTGGCCTCTGACTATGGGCACCCTCTGCTCCCTCCTCCACGTGCCACCCCCCCTCTTCTCCGCTGTCTTCCTGCAGCTCATCAAGGATCTGCAGCTCGACATTCCCAGCCTCTGCCTGCATGACCTGGTGAAGACACACTGTGATGG GTTACAGCTGTTCCAGAATTCTGGTCGGGTGCCCGCTGTGTACGTGGAGGACAAGGACAAGCTGGTGCAGCGGGCACTGCAGCTGGTGGAGTTGGCGGCTGAGACGTGGCTGGTGACAGGCAGACACCCGGTGCCCATCCTCACGGCCGCGGCATATCTGTCGTGGCAGTCGCTGCAGCCGGTGCAGCGCCTGAGCTGTAGCCTGGGCCGCTTCTGCCGGATGGCAGGGATCGGCCTGCCGCCCCCTGCCCCCCAGCGGGTGCGGGAGATGACCGGAGTGCTGGCCACACTGGCCGCACAGCTGCCCTGGCTGCCAACTCAGACGGTCGACGCCAGGACCGCCGTGAAGTATGCCGGCGATGTTCTCCGCCACCGCGACTTGCTCCTTCGCCGGACACTGGACCGCGCTGGGGCCGAATACAAGTGTGGGGAAGGGGGCAGCAGCGACCTCCAACAGCAACTATGCCAGGCACAGGGAGACAAGAGCGGCAGTGGGCACCAGTCCCAACCTTGCCAGGTACAGGGAGATGAGGGCATCAGTGGGCACCAGTCCCAACAATGCCGGGCACAGGGAGATGAGGGCATCAGTGGGCACCAGTCCCAACCTTGCCAGGTACAGGGAGATGAGGGCATCAGTGGGCACCAGTCCCAACAATGCCAGGCACAGGGAGATGATGGCATCAGTGGGCACCAGTCCCAACTGTGCCAGGTACACAGTGAGGGCAACAGTGAGGTTATGCATGTTAGTTATGAACAGGACGGGGGCAACAATAGCCACCAACAGGAGCCGTGCCGGGTACAGGGTGACGATGGCAACAGCGGGGTTAAGCAATGGGtcagtcaagcacagggcaagggCAGCAGCAAGCTCCAACAGCAGCCATGCCAGGCACAAGGAGAAGTGGGCAATAGCAGGCTCCAGCCCCTGCCATGCCAGGCACAGGGAGACAAGGGCAACAATGGCCACCAACTGCAGCCGTGCTGGGCACAGGGAGATGAGGGCAGCAGTGAAGTTCAGCAGTGGGTGAACCGGGCACACCCAGAGTCCAGCAGCGGGCACCAGCAGCAGAGCCAGGCCCGGGAACCAGGCGCCAGCCAGAAACACTCAGCTCCGGTGTTCCTGCCTCCGTGCCTCACACAAACCAAGAGACGACGTTTCAGGCGGGAATCGGAGGGGAGCTGCAGCGGTCCCATAGTCACGGGAGAGGAGGAGATATCGGACAGTGAGATTGAGCAATACCTGCGGACACCCGACGAAGTTGCAGCCTTCCAGGCAGCAAATGCCATCCTTACCCAGTGA
- the brf2 gene encoding transcription factor IIIB 50 kDa subunit isoform X2, translating into MASSLRCPECGSAAVEEDAHYSQSHLVCTDCGCLLSEGLLTTARSEEAFLQAVRYTDSTAEVRKPCRNKLQGMRRVRDLCQILRLRPVLQDSASELYSRAYDHPDFLHLGLDKKEALVGCCVQVSCRQHNWPLTMGTLCSLLHVPPPLFSAVFLQLIKDLQLDIPSLCLHDLVKTHCDGLQLFQNSGRVPAVYVEDKDKLVQRALQLVELAAETWLVTGRHPVPILTAAAYLSWQSLQPVQRLSCSLGRFCRMAGIGLPPPAPQRVREMTGVLATLAAQLPWLPTQTVDARTAVKYAGDVLRHRDLLLRRTLDRAGAEYKCGEGGSSDLQQQLCQAQGDKSGSGHQSQPCQVQGDEGISGHQSQQCRAQGDEGISGHQSQPCQAQGDDGISGHQSQLCQVHSEGNSEVMHVSYEQDGGNNSHQQEPCRVQGDDGNSGVKQWVSQAQGKGSSKLQQQPCQAQGEVGNSRLQPLPCQAQGDKGNNGHQLQPCWAQGDEGSSEVQQWVNRAHPESSSGHQQQSQAREPGASQKHSAPVFLPPCLTQTKRRRFRRESEGSCSGPIVTGEEEISDSEIEQYLRTPDEVAAFQAANAILTQ; encoded by the exons ATGGCGAGCTCGCTGCGCTGCCCCGAATGCGGCTCTGCCGCCGTGGAGGAAGACGCTCACTACAGCCAGAGCCACCTGGTGTGCACCGACTGCGGCTGCCTGTTGTCTGAGGGCCTGCTCACCACCGCCCGCTCCGAGGAGGCCTTCCTGCAGG CTGTGAGATACACGGACAGCACAGCTGAAGTGAGAAAGCCCTGCCGTAATAAGTTGCAAG GTATGAGGCGTGTGCGTGACTTGTGCCAGATCCTGCGTCTGCGGCCCGTGCTACAGGACTCGGCCAGCGAGCTGTACAGCCGTGCCTACGACCACCCCGACTTCCTGCACCTGGGCCTGGACAAGAAGGAGGCCCTAGTGGGTTGCTGCGTCCAGGTGTCCTGCCGCCAACACAACTGGCCTCTGACTATGGGCACCCTCTGCTCCCTCCTCCACGTGCCACCCCCCCTCTTCTCCGCTGTCTTCCTGCAGCTCATCAAGGATCTGCAGCTCGACATTCCCAGCCTCTGCCTGCATGACCTGGTGAAGACACACTGTGATGG GTTACAGCTGTTCCAGAATTCTGGTCGGGTGCCCGCTGTGTACGTGGAGGACAAGGACAAGCTGGTGCAGCGGGCACTGCAGCTGGTGGAGTTGGCGGCTGAGACGTGGCTGGTGACAGGCAGACACCCGGTGCCCATCCTCACGGCCGCGGCATATCTGTCGTGGCAGTCGCTGCAGCCGGTGCAGCGCCTGAGCTGTAGCCTGGGCCGCTTCTGCCGGATGGCAGGGATCGGCCTGCCGCCCCCTGCCCCCCAGCGGGTGCGGGAGATGACCGGAGTGCTGGCCACACTGGCCGCACAGCTGCCCTGGCTGCCAACTCAGACGGTCGACGCCAGGACCGCCGTGAAGTATGCCGGCGATGTTCTCCGCCACCGCGACTTGCTCCTTCGCCGGACACTGGACCGCGCTGGGGCCGAATACAAGTGTGGGGAAGGGGGCAGCAGCGACCTCCAACAGCAACTATGCCAGGCACAGGGAGACAAGAGCGGCAGTGGGCACCAGTCCCAACCTTGCCAGGTACAGGGAGATGAGGGCATCAGTGGGCACCAGTCCCAACAATGCCGGGCACAGGGAGATGAGGGCATCAGTGGGCACCAGTCCCAACCTTGCCAG GCACAGGGAGATGATGGCATCAGTGGGCACCAGTCCCAACTGTGCCAGGTACACAGTGAGGGCAACAGTGAGGTTATGCATGTTAGTTATGAACAGGACGGGGGCAACAATAGCCACCAACAGGAGCCGTGCCGGGTACAGGGTGACGATGGCAACAGCGGGGTTAAGCAATGGGtcagtcaagcacagggcaagggCAGCAGCAAGCTCCAACAGCAGCCATGCCAGGCACAAGGAGAAGTGGGCAATAGCAGGCTCCAGCCCCTGCCATGCCAGGCACAGGGAGACAAGGGCAACAATGGCCACCAACTGCAGCCGTGCTGGGCACAGGGAGATGAGGGCAGCAGTGAAGTTCAGCAGTGGGTGAACCGGGCACACCCAGAGTCCAGCAGCGGGCACCAGCAGCAGAGCCAGGCCCGGGAACCAGGCGCCAGCCAGAAACACTCAGCTCCGGTGTTCCTGCCTCCGTGCCTCACACAAACCAAGAGACGACGTTTCAGGCGGGAATCGGAGGGGAGCTGCAGCGGTCCCATAGTCACGGGAGAGGAGGAGATATCGGACAGTGAGATTGAGCAATACCTGCGGACACCCGACGAAGTTGCAGCCTTCCAGGCAGCAAATGCCATCCTTACCCAGTGA
- the brf2 gene encoding transcription factor IIIB 50 kDa subunit isoform X3, producing MASSLRCPECGSAAVEEDAHYSQSHLVCTDCGCLLSEGLLTTARSEEAFLQAVRYTDSTAEVRKPCRNKLQGMRRVRDLCQILRLRPVLQDSASELYSRAYDHPDFLHLGLDKKEALVGCCVQVSCRQHNWPLTMGTLCSLLHVPPPLFSAVFLQLIKDLQLDIPSLCLHDLVKTHCDGLQLFQNSGRVPAVYVEDKDKLVQRALQLVELAAETWLVTGRHPVPILTAAAYLSWQSLQPVQRLSCSLGRFCRMAGIGLPPPAPQRVREMTGVLATLAAQLPWLPTQTVDARTAVKYAGDVLRHRDLLLRRTLDRAGAEYKCGEGGSSDLQQQLCQAQGDKSGSGHQSQPCQVQGDEGISGHQSQQCRAQGDEGISGHQSQPCQAQGDKGNNGHQLQPCWAQGDEGSSEVQQWVNRAHPESSSGHQQQSQAREPGASQKHSAPVFLPPCLTQTKRRRFRRESEGSCSGPIVTGEEEISDSEIEQYLRTPDEVAAFQAANAILTQ from the exons ATGGCGAGCTCGCTGCGCTGCCCCGAATGCGGCTCTGCCGCCGTGGAGGAAGACGCTCACTACAGCCAGAGCCACCTGGTGTGCACCGACTGCGGCTGCCTGTTGTCTGAGGGCCTGCTCACCACCGCCCGCTCCGAGGAGGCCTTCCTGCAGG CTGTGAGATACACGGACAGCACAGCTGAAGTGAGAAAGCCCTGCCGTAATAAGTTGCAAG GTATGAGGCGTGTGCGTGACTTGTGCCAGATCCTGCGTCTGCGGCCCGTGCTACAGGACTCGGCCAGCGAGCTGTACAGCCGTGCCTACGACCACCCCGACTTCCTGCACCTGGGCCTGGACAAGAAGGAGGCCCTAGTGGGTTGCTGCGTCCAGGTGTCCTGCCGCCAACACAACTGGCCTCTGACTATGGGCACCCTCTGCTCCCTCCTCCACGTGCCACCCCCCCTCTTCTCCGCTGTCTTCCTGCAGCTCATCAAGGATCTGCAGCTCGACATTCCCAGCCTCTGCCTGCATGACCTGGTGAAGACACACTGTGATGG GTTACAGCTGTTCCAGAATTCTGGTCGGGTGCCCGCTGTGTACGTGGAGGACAAGGACAAGCTGGTGCAGCGGGCACTGCAGCTGGTGGAGTTGGCGGCTGAGACGTGGCTGGTGACAGGCAGACACCCGGTGCCCATCCTCACGGCCGCGGCATATCTGTCGTGGCAGTCGCTGCAGCCGGTGCAGCGCCTGAGCTGTAGCCTGGGCCGCTTCTGCCGGATGGCAGGGATCGGCCTGCCGCCCCCTGCCCCCCAGCGGGTGCGGGAGATGACCGGAGTGCTGGCCACACTGGCCGCACAGCTGCCCTGGCTGCCAACTCAGACGGTCGACGCCAGGACCGCCGTGAAGTATGCCGGCGATGTTCTCCGCCACCGCGACTTGCTCCTTCGCCGGACACTGGACCGCGCTGGGGCCGAATACAAGTGTGGGGAAGGGGGCAGCAGCGACCTCCAACAGCAACTATGCCAGGCACAGGGAGACAAGAGCGGCAGTGGGCACCAGTCCCAACCTTGCCAGGTACAGGGAGATGAGGGCATCAGTGGGCACCAGTCCCAACAATGCCGGGCACAGGGAGATGAGGGCATCAGTGGGCACCAGTCCCAACCTTGCCAG GCACAGGGAGACAAGGGCAACAATGGCCACCAACTGCAGCCGTGCTGGGCACAGGGAGATGAGGGCAGCAGTGAAGTTCAGCAGTGGGTGAACCGGGCACACCCAGAGTCCAGCAGCGGGCACCAGCAGCAGAGCCAGGCCCGGGAACCAGGCGCCAGCCAGAAACACTCAGCTCCGGTGTTCCTGCCTCCGTGCCTCACACAAACCAAGAGACGACGTTTCAGGCGGGAATCGGAGGGGAGCTGCAGCGGTCCCATAGTCACGGGAGAGGAGGAGATATCGGACAGTGAGATTGAGCAATACCTGCGGACACCCGACGAAGTTGCAGCCTTCCAGGCAGCAAATGCCATCCTTACCCAGTGA